DNA sequence from the Candidatus Hydrogenedentota bacterium genome:
CTAATCACACTGTGTTTGGCCTTGGCGTTGACCGCGTCCATGGGCTGCAAGAGCAAGAAGAACGCGCAGCAGCCGATTCAGCCCGCGCTGAGCGATTCGGCGGGCACCACCGAGACGACAACCGGAACGGGCCAGCCGAACGTCGACCTCGAGGGGTTGTCGTTTTCGAGCGCCGGCGTACGTCCCATCTACTTCGATTACAACAGCTATGCCCTGCGCCCCGACGCGTTGGCGACGCTGAAGGCGAACGCCGATAAGTTTAAGTCCGATCCGAATCTGGTGAACGCGTATATTCAGATTGAAGGCCACTGCGACGAACGTGGCACACAGGAATACAACCTCGCCCTTGGCGAGAAGCGCGCGCTCGCGGCGCGGGACTATCTCACGAAACTCGGCGTGAGTGGCGACCGTATTGTGACGATTAGCTACGGCGAGGAAGCGCCGGCCGATCCCGGTCACAACGAGTCGGCCTGGGCGCTGAACCGCCGGTGCGAGTTTAATCGGGCTAGCCGATAAAGGGGGTTGCAGCTATGCGGGGAACGTCACTTGCCCTTGGAGCGGCAGCGCTCCTGATGATGGCCGGTTGCGCGACGACCGGCGGCGATCAGATGGCCAATTCGGTCTACGCGACGCACCGGATCGTGCAGAAGCTGGATACCGATCTGGCGGCGCGCGTCGACAAATTGAATCAGACCGCGGCCGATCTGTCGGCGAAAGTTGACGCGAGCGATCAGGCGACCCGCCAACTCCAGAGCATGATGGAAGAAAACCAGGCGAAGCTGAACGCGCTCCAGAAGAACTTGGACAGGTTTTCGCAGGCGATGTACCGCCAGCTCGGTTTGTCGCCGGGCACCACGGGTGGAGTTCAGGTAGGTCCGTCCAGCATCGAGCCGCCCACCGGCGAGACGCCGACGACACCGGCCGTCCCCGGCGAGGCTGCCGTGCCAGCTTTTCCCGGCGGGACTGCCGCGCCAGTTCCCGCTCCCATGACTGCCCCTGCGGAATCGCCAGCGAGCGATCTTTCAGGCAATGCGACCGCAGACTATAAGAAGGCCGCGGAATCGTATATGAACGATAACTTCCAGGAAGCGCTGACGCTGTACTCGCAATTCCTCGAGAAGTATCCGGACTCGGATCTCGCATCCCTTGCGCAATTCTGGAAAGCGTCCTCTTACCAGAAGATGGGCCAATGGGAACAGGCTGTGCGGGAGTATGACACGGCGCGGCAAAGCTACCCGATGTCGAAGAAGACGCCGCTCGCGATGTACAACCAGGCAGAGTGTTACCTGCGCTTGGGCCAGCAGCAGCGCGCGATCGATTTGCTTAAGGACGTGACGACAAACCCGCGCTACTCGACCGACGCTACCGTCGAGATGGCCCGCAACAAGCTCAAGGAGTTGCAGGGACAGTAACGCCCCCGATACTATTTGCACGGTGCGCAGAGCGGATGGCGTTCTGCGCGCCGTTTTTTCATGAGAACTTTACGCGCGACAGGCTCTTGACATGCTCTATTTCCTCGGACTTGACGTGGGCGGCACAAAGACCCACTGCCTGATTGGTGACGAAGCGGGTAATGTACTCGGCTTTGGCCGGGCAGCCACGGGCAACTACGAGGTGCACGGAGTGGGTCCGGCGCTGGAAGAGAACAAAAAGGCCATCAATGCCGCGCTCGCTGACGCGGGAATCGCATTGAACGAGATCGCCGGCATCGGAATGGGAATCGCGGGCGCCGACATTCCCGAGGACTACGTAATGCTCGAGCGGGAGATCTACACCCCTCTGTTCGGCGACATCCCGCGCGACTTTCAAAACGACTCGATGGCCGGCCTGCGCGGTGGCACGCAAGCGCCACACGGCATCGTTATCGCCTGCGGGACCGGCTGCGTGTGCGCTGGGAAGAACCGCGCGGGCGACCATGCGCGGGCAGGAGGTCTCGGAGAGGAATTTGGGGACGAATGCACCGGCTCCCAAATCGGCCGTGACGGGTTGCAGCGCGTGTGGCAAGCGCGTGACGGCATCATCCCGCCGACGTTGTTGACGCAAGAATTCATCGACCGCGCGGGCGCGAAGGGCGTCGAGGACCTGTTTCTAAGACTGTACCGCCGGCAGATTGCGTACGCGGACCTTCAGCCCATGGCCAAACTGGTGTTCGATGCCGCGTCGAAAGGCGATGACGCCGCGTCGAAAATCTTGCGCAAGGGCGGGCGCTACCTCGCCGCCATGGTGATTGCCGTCGCGCGGAGGTTGGACATGACCGGCGATGCGTTCGACGTGGTCATGGCGGGCAGCGTGTTCAAGGGAAGCAGCCCTATACTGAAGGAAACGATGCGCGCCGAAATTGAAACCGTTTGCCCAAAGGCGCGAACGGTGATGCCGGCGTTTGAGCCCGTCGTCGGAGCGTTGCTAATGGGAATGGAACTGCGCCTTGAAATTACGCCGGAAATCTACGAAAATCTGTCAAACCAGCTTCTGAAGGCTGAAGCGCGGTACCACACCCGGTTCAAGGCTGAGTAGTACGTATGAAGGTTCGTTCATCCCACCTTGTCGTCGCGATTATAGCTGTGGTTGGCGTAATCGTTGTCCTGGCGCTCGTGAAACCGTCCGGAGAGGGGCCTGGCAAAAAGACGCTCAGTACGACCGACGAGTTCCTCAGTCAGGTCAACGAAATCAGAGAGTCGGGACGTGGCTCGACAATCACGGACGGGCTTGTCCCGAGTACCGAAGTCGATCTGTCGCAGCACAAACCGCTCGAATTCAGCGAGCAGCCGGTCTCGATGGGTACCATTGCGCGCGACCGCAAGGCAGAGAAGCGTATTACGGTCAAAAACCCCGGCGGCCTCCCGATCGACGTCATGGATATAACGACGAGCTGCAATTGTACGTTGGGCCACTTCGAGCGGGCGGCGGTCCGTTCGGATGGAAGGCGTATTACGACAATCGAGGCCGGTCAGCAGGAGACGCTTGTTGTAACCGTCGATCCAAAACTCATTCACGGGTTTCATTCGAGCAAAGTGCTCACGATTATGACGAACGATCCTGTCCAGGCCAACTACACGCTCGTCGTTTCCGCGGACGTCGATCCCGAGTTCAGCCAGGATCCGGAGTTCATCGATTTTGGCACGGTGCAGCGCGGAAAGGGCGCAGAGGCGCGCATGCGCATCGTCCAATTGACAGACGATCCTTTCGATATCACGGCCGCGCAATTGGAGCCATCATCGAGCGGGAGCGGTCCCGATGCCCCGGCGAAGGAATCTCCCATCGAGTTGGAACTCGTGAAGTTGCCCGAAGCGGAATGGAAGTCGCCGCAACGCGCCGAGTGGGAACTCGTCGTCAGGCTGCTTCCGACGGCGGCGCCCGGCGCTATTGACGTTAGCGCGTGGCTGGTAACGACCGCGGCGCGCGTGCGAGATTTCGGAATCGCCATTGTCGGCTCCGTATCGACGTTTTATGAGGTCGTGCCTGCCTCGCTTGGCGCTCGCGACGTGGTGACGCCGGGTCAAAAGCAGGTCGCCAAGGCGACCGTGACCGGCATTGTGCCAATTACCTTAGCCGATGCGACGGTTACCGGCGAAGGCTTGACGCTTGAGGTGGCGCCGCGACCCGATGATCCGAAGAGTGTCGATTTATACATAAACGTGGCGCCCGATGCGGCCCCGGGTCTGAAGAACGAAACGGTAATGTTTACGGTTACGGGTGACAATCAGTCCGTGCCGCATGCAATGCGCGCCTTCGTGTCCGTTCAGGGCCAGGCGCCCGCGCCGCCCGCGCAATAAGGGAGCGTTGATTGCTTTTCTTTGGCAAGAAGAATAAGCCCGAGAACAAGTCGATGCCCTTGGTGGCGCGTACTGCGTTCTGCACCGTGTGCAACTGCGATCAGATGTTTTCGAAATGTTGGCGGCGCGCGTCGATGGTGCGCGACTGTACGGCATGCGGGACGCCGTTTCCGAGCGCGGGCGAACTGTACCGCGGATTTCAACCGAAGTGCCCGGAGTGCGGCGAGTTCCTCGAGCACCCGGGGTTCGATTACGGAATCTGCGATACCTGCGGATCGAAATTCGAACTGCCCGATGGCGCCAAGCCCACGCTGCTTCCGAACAAGGAGCAACGGCACCGCATGGGCTACTTCGCACCACCCAAAGGCAAATAGCTCCGAATGACCTATCACGAAGCCTCCCGCGCGCTTGCGCAGTACGGGCAGGACCACGTCCTGCGGTTCTGGGATTCAATCACCGGCCCACAGCGCGATGCTTTACTTGCGCAAATAGAGACGATCGATTTCGATCTGATGCGACGCCTTGCAGCGGAGTGGATTTTTAACGAACCTCCTCCGGAACACTTCGCCACGATCGAGCCGGTACCGACTATTCCGTGCGCCGAC
Encoded proteins:
- a CDS encoding OmpA family protein, whose protein sequence is MGCKSKKNAQQPIQPALSDSAGTTETTTGTGQPNVDLEGLSFSSAGVRPIYFDYNSYALRPDALATLKANADKFKSDPNLVNAYIQIEGHCDERGTQEYNLALGEKRALAARDYLTKLGVSGDRIVTISYGEEAPADPGHNESAWALNRRCEFNRASR
- a CDS encoding tetratricopeptide repeat protein, giving the protein MRGTSLALGAAALLMMAGCATTGGDQMANSVYATHRIVQKLDTDLAARVDKLNQTAADLSAKVDASDQATRQLQSMMEENQAKLNALQKNLDRFSQAMYRQLGLSPGTTGGVQVGPSSIEPPTGETPTTPAVPGEAAVPAFPGGTAAPVPAPMTAPAESPASDLSGNATADYKKAAESYMNDNFQEALTLYSQFLEKYPDSDLASLAQFWKASSYQKMGQWEQAVREYDTARQSYPMSKKTPLAMYNQAECYLRLGQQQRAIDLLKDVTTNPRYSTDATVEMARNKLKELQGQ
- a CDS encoding DUF1573 domain-containing protein, which encodes MKVRSSHLVVAIIAVVGVIVVLALVKPSGEGPGKKTLSTTDEFLSQVNEIRESGRGSTITDGLVPSTEVDLSQHKPLEFSEQPVSMGTIARDRKAEKRITVKNPGGLPIDVMDITTSCNCTLGHFERAAVRSDGRRITTIEAGQQETLVVTVDPKLIHGFHSSKVLTIMTNDPVQANYTLVVSADVDPEFSQDPEFIDFGTVQRGKGAEARMRIVQLTDDPFDITAAQLEPSSSGSGPDAPAKESPIELELVKLPEAEWKSPQRAEWELVVRLLPTAAPGAIDVSAWLVTTAARVRDFGIAIVGSVSTFYEVVPASLGARDVVTPGQKQVAKATVTGIVPITLADATVTGEGLTLEVAPRPDDPKSVDLYINVAPDAAPGLKNETVMFTVTGDNQSVPHAMRAFVSVQGQAPAPPAQ